In Ptychodera flava strain L36383 chromosome 21, AS_Pfla_20210202, whole genome shotgun sequence, a genomic segment contains:
- the LOC139122056 gene encoding serine-rich adhesin for platelets-like: MSSYRLLVFKNAQFPFITRRGEHHVILDDVTTKLFPECATPEFISDILTEKGVKTKNVSEIEAQALNRTRRMQGEQREYKVNATLVSINSLKRYYTYLRLRYDNMLQKCKVAVKHSRDRDLHGNTLIQTRSRKNGKTDAPVLIVLDDDDDEVESNQEKDLPNGNCNSLDRGQESVNVCKPAVSRASTKQGRDKISCKSLTETKKSIKEKSCVSSVEQRTTDPCEENNLPERNSAKSVGSLNEDVRNVINNINSQPRHEQAGNTQSPTSSAQEKTVSSQSDDNSIHQKKGETKTCMPDEQSMPGSVSNLLDEGNVQNGNHATLTDNNERMHESVNTDTGMSHPSCQLPQSNSQSTTSVVSDASNLRNNIVSVSISKETSVCEHETEDINGDTSPEKESAGKIISKDCGKSQVSSHVGSNQEEESVKVPASYQQNSSTNLSHSHGNVAKKNIQDITQTDSCGPTNGDAKFRSIQNHGQKHSLKGLDYVIKNSKKVKCVARVVLPKIDEVLKKENMNQQKDKGVPFTKTFAINKLDWSKLDSVKYQDLNDKSYKHESNARKSSCDSGVDLSETQDRTLSDLPSKSESKLEGIHDAVRYSPHAIHAVAKTLTTQRESKTKSLDRGHVQDVEPRKCNQDISEEHTDNPLDFSKKQGATTPVVKSISVEMCKGDNQEDVRRNQEYANADMEETDDTAKTTSDISQDMATNENEKNQTVAEKGLPTVESNILSKGRSENSQNNAENVTENCEDVGYDVSKYAPEISRKETKKINAFSLTSLKRKPETVNSALRNLRDFLGKWSKKNSREKASNKLISSSNESETQMVSLQNAKPNIENNLNVPEEMDQTDTMRHSTTLCEDSHFHPSSPVRSNAAPSSNSSIESNEQMSTEPNTVGVCNTPEKEHEIDEQVLDVKESVPPVADSPIKSSEQISRERSVESVNDKREKEHASNKTVLDAEESVPPVANSPIQSNEQTSTEPSMESDFDKPEKEHTSNKRIVHAEESAPSVVNSPIKSNEQISTEPSIEGDFDKPEKGHRSNISVLYSEESAPSVVNSPIESNEQISTEASTEGVHETNDKEDASGEQVLRTEENAPSVVTEVESTSHASKSMSQAASCAEMELPNVPRSESSAENDGDQEECTTTSHSVKDMAVSVDSTVQTTSVPASKEFNVETDNDMSTGKQLEETVEPPSTENTIATSKDSDGNENSRKTITDNEHAQNDTSDTPATIPKLFGIKVKRELLENQCNSKPKKRKVYVPTRSIDSVARILTEKQQNVKESHVSDSDRINKRKRKTTQRVVGIVDSAESQSNKRSKTDESGDSSIDDEQESIPDDRPTDSPGSETSQLDSDWEKLPVITLLSGERFVSSIDIHQALFTKQCTHKGFLRLLSTLDIAVNDEISEFSGKDKHMINVEHIKENMPRLRYMLDNNLGKLEDDQEEFESRNESTNDETSIQESNTSVIAKYGNPVSNISSKSHSVDNTWNTSGTATTWGYDDLGRQYIPQVDQHGFGQLSQSDGIVTNQSHGRRELLEPQPADRPSGSWPARAMHVPTNQAMTMHRYWNQLPRNNQGPLQHQYIPSMPPPNIDLMDRRYFQQEYDRLSTSQQTFPRLPPTVRDNQQHFPVSQPHQFALPGRHVASSALYSEAYPGQRPFRPNHPYPYFPPGKSLPTSKPSMPFNDRAPPNLQGRYSETLYRMQHTVPNVNHKPHSRGPELIHHRAENPAPGPVFRYPHAADNGVRPWQGNFYEDARRGNQQAHYPNHNPWPYRVPFHPRFPPHGRDTLYQDQHNFYAVQHSQPDHRIPDHKSHSAGPRVDQQLSKVNTDARQQSFEQSPGRKRHASDGLLIQAEKQPPPNRSCSEISMHQNHSESGIKIDFVCSLSTMVQGTGAKVGENESSMKDRIPVVDRSIHQQTNRGSVTAFDETTAVSDTTRKDRRDVDTSGHKESTKPDYIKNNPTLCSLLMNSDNESIWKSTTTRSLEAFSRNAVSEETNADVSVPTSNALRPIQSIEASTSNQSITQQTGSSAQNSLTSAFPTIDQRHVGKQLSSSGQNLNSPTYLEANGNNHTSVLHSKAFRRGAVESSGSVSVKSTSSAPSSDNTTGIRIDFVCSLREMIEDVKRKRANLSASMKTKSLSESGLPNVSASIKEVNREQQVGTGAENTTQQSTYVGPKISSVWSLSGGGQRDPVSSIQSGSPGFEQYTSTRMGTNPSHSSRMADVTETVSFVAMQQEPMQSNSLSVTSPQTASMWKPDGSYQRVAGQIVSSSQYDVQANTLALNSPATLSANMETGVPPLLNVAPGTAGHQQQSTAVNGHTFTMPGLTQSAQSLPVNSVISESSDTFAYSSQSAAGQMESYRWGNTAIHDNSMSSSTRPAVGKEITGSTVPGKVKFNEMLQETIAKCAAHIERSRRQKSKLHSRGNF, translated from the exons ATGTCTTCGTACAGACTGCTTGTCTTCAAAAATGCTCAGTTTCCATTCATCACGCGAAGAGGAGAACATCACGTCATCCTTGATGATGTCACAACAAAGTTATTCCCAGAGTGTGCAACCCCCGAGTTCATTAGCGATATTCTCACTGAGAAGGGAGTTAAGACCAAGAATGTCTCTGAGATTGAAGCACAGGCGCTTAACAGAACTCGGCGAATGCAAGGAGAGCAGAGAGAGTATAAAGTGAATGCTACTCTGGTCAGTATCAACTCTCTCAAGCGCTACTATACATACCTTAGACTGCGCTATGACAATATGCTTCAGAAATGCAAAGTTGCAGTCAAACATTCAAGAGATAGAGACCTCCATGGAAACACTCTGATACAAACTCGCTCAAGGAAAAATGGGAAAACTGATGCACCGGTTCTGATTGTTCtggatgacgatgatgacgaggTTGAGAGTAATCAAGAGAAAGATCTTCCAAACGGAAACTGCAATTCGCTCGACAGAGGGCAGGAGTCAGTCAATGTGTGCAAACCTGCTGTGTCACGTGCATCGACTAAGCAGGGCAGGGACAAAATTTCATGCAAATCCCTAACCGAAACGAAAAAATCAATCAAGGAAAAATCTTGTGTCTCGTCAGTGGAACAAAGGACAACAGATCCTTGTGAGGAAAATAATCTTCCTGAAAGAAACAGTGCTAAAAGTGTTGGAAGTCTGAATGAAGACGTTCGGAATGTTATCAATAATATTAATAGCCAGCCAAGGCATGAACAAGCTGGAAATACACAAAGTCCTACTTCATCGGCTCAAGAAAAGACTGTGTCATCTCAGAGTGATGACAACTCAATTCATCAAAAAAAGGgagaaacaaaaacatgcaTGCCTGATGAACAGTCCATGCCTGGAAGTGTTAGTAATCTTTTGGATGAAGGAAATGTGCAGAATGGAAATCATGCGACACTTACGGATAACAATGAGAGAATGCATGAATCGGTAAATACTGACACTGGAATGTCACACCCTAGTTGTCAATTGCCGCAAAGCAACTCACAGAGCACTACTTCTGTGGTATCGGATGCCTCAAATTTGAGAAATAATATAGTGAGTGTTAGTATCTCCAAGGAAACATCTGTATGTGAACATGAAACTGAGGACATAAACGGAGACACAAGTCCTGAAAAAGAAAGTGCAGGGAAAATTATCAGTAAAGACTGTGGAAAATCCCAAGTTTCATCACATGTTGGTTCAAACCAAGAGGAAGAATCTGTTAAGGTTCCAGCATCGTATCAGCAGAACTCTTCAACAAATCTTTCACACAGCCATGGAAATGTagccaagaaaaatattcaagATATCACGCAGACTGATTCATGTGGTCCTACCAATGGAGATGCAAAGTTTAGGAGTATACAAAACCATGGACAAAAACATTCATTGAAAGGCTTGGATTACGTGATCAAAAATTCCAAGAAAGTTAAGTGTGTAGCAAGAGTTGTACTGCCGAAAATTGATGAggttttaaagaaagaaaacatgaaTCAGCAGAAGGACAAAGGTGTGCCATTCACCAAGACTTTTGCAATAAACAAACTGGATTGGAGCAAATTGGACTCGGTGAAATATCAAGATTTGAATGACAAGTCATACAAACATGAGAGCAATGCAAGAAAAAGTTCATGTGACTCCGGTGTTGATTTGTCAGAAACACAAGATAGAACATTGTCTGACTTGCCCAGCAAAAGTGAAAGTAAATTAGAGGGAATTCACGATGCTGTAAGGTATAGCCCTCACGCAATCCATGCTGTTGCAAAAACTCTAACCACACAAAGAGAAAGTAAAACCAAATCACTGGACAGAGGACATGTACAGGATGTTGAACCAAGAAAATGTAACCAGGATATTTCAGAAGAGCACACTGATAACCCTCTTGATTTTTCCAAGAAGCAAGGTGCAACAACACCAGTTGTCAAGAGTATCAGTGTAGAAATGTGTAAAGGCGATAATCAGGAAGATGTCAGGAGAAATCAGGAATATGCCAATGCTGACATGGAGGAGACGGATGACACTGCCAAAACCACTTCTGATATAAGCCAGGACATGGCAAcaaatgaaaatgagaaaaatcaaacTGTTGCTGAGAAAGGACTACCTACTGTAGAAAGTAACATTTTAAGTAAGGGAAGGTCAGAAAACTCACAAAATAATGCAGAAAATGTCACAGAAAATTGTGAAGATGTTGGATATGATGTTTCGAAATATGCTCCTGAAATTTCACGCAAGGAAACAAAAAAGATCAATGCTTTCAGTTTGACATCATTGAAGAGGAAACCAGAAACTGTGAACAGTGCCCTCCGGAACCTGCGTGACTTTCTTGGAAAATGGTCAAAGAAAAATTCAAGAGAAAAAGCTTCCAACAAGCTTATCAGCTCATCAAATGAAAGTGAAACACAGATGGTCAGCCTTCAAAATGCAAAACCAAACATTGAAAACAACTTAAATGTACCTGAAGAGATGGACCAAACTGATACTATGAGACACAGTACAACTTTGTGTGAAGACTCTCATTTTCATCCAAGTTCACCTGTGCGAAGTAATGCTGCCCCATCATCAAATAGCTCTATTGAGAGCAATGAACAAATGTCAACAGAACCGAATACAGTAGGTGTTTGTAATACACCTGAAAAAGAACATGAAATCGATGAACAAGTTTTGGATGTGAAGGAAAGTGTGCCTCCAGTGGCAGATAGTCCTATCAAGAGCAGTGAACAAATATCAAGAGAACGAAGTGTGGAAAGTGTCAATGATAAACGTGAAAAAGAACATGCAAGTAATAAAACAGTTCTGGATGCAGAGGAAAGTGTGCCCCCAGTGGCAAATAGTCCCATACAGAGCAATGAACAAACATCAACAGAACCAAGTATGGAAAGCGACTTTGATAAACCTGAAAAAGAACATACAAGTAATAAAAGAATTGTGCATGCAGAGGAAagtgcgccctcagtggtgaaTAGTCCTATAAAGAGCAATGAACAAATATCAACAGAACCAAGTATAGAAGGTGACTTTGATAAACCTGAAAAAGGACATAGAAGCAATATCAGTGTTTTGTATTCAGAGGAAagtgcgccctcagtggtgaaTAGTCCTATAGAGAGCAATGAACAAATATCAACAGAAGCAAGTACTGAAGGTGTGCACGAAACAAATGACAAAGAAGATGCAAGTGGTGAACAAGTTTTGCGCACAGAGGAAAATGCGCCCTCAGTGGTGACTGAAGTAGAGTCTACCTCTCATGCAAGCAAATCCATGTCACAAGCTGCCTCCTGTGCTGAAATGGAACTTCCAAATGTACCAAGATCTGAATCTAGTGCCGAGAATGATGGAGATCAAGAAGAATGTACTACAACATCCCATTCTGTGAAAGACATGGCTGTTTCAGTAGACTCCACTGTCCAGACCACATCAGTGCCTGCCAGCAAGgaatttaatgttgaaacagaCAATGATATGAGTACAGGCAAGCAATTGGAAGAAACAGTGGAGCCCCCAAGTACTGAAAACACCATTGCAACTTCCAAGGATTCTGATGGCAATGAAAACTCAAGAAAAACTATCACGGACAATGAACATGCTCAAAATGACACATCAGACACACCTGCCACCATTCCAAAGTTATTTGGCATTAAAGTGAAACGTGAACTGTTGGAAAACCAGTGCAACAGCAAACCCAAGAAACGCAAAGTATATGTTCCAACAAGGAGTATTGATTCCGTTGCCAGGATACTGACTGAAAAGCAACAAAACGTAAAAGAGTCACATGTTAGTGATAGTGATAGGATTaacaaaagaaagagaaaaaccaCACAGCGTGTTGTTGGAATTGTTGATAGTGCTGAGAGTCAATCAAATAAACGGAGCAAAACGGATGAATCTGGAGATTCAAGCATTGATGACGAACAGGAATCCATTCCAGATGACAGACCAACAGACTCACCAGGTTCAGAAACATCGCAGTTGGATTCAGATTGGGAAAAACTTCCTGTAATAACTCTATTGTCTGGTGAGCGGTTTGTCAGTAGCATCGATATTCACCAGGCACTCTTTACCAAACAATGCACACACAAGGGTTTCCTAAGGCTGTTGTCTACCTTGGATATCGCTGTTAATGACGAAATCAGTGAATTTTCAGGAAAAGATAAACATATGATAAATGTAGAGCACATCAAAGAGAATATGCCAAGGTTAAGATACATGCTAGATAATAACTTGGGAAAGCTTGAGGATGATCAAGAAGAGTTTGAGTCGAGAAATGAATCAACTAATGATGAAACATCTATCCAAGAATCAAACACAAGTGTTATAGCAAAATATGGAAAcccagtttcaaacatttcatcaaagtcacattctgtag ATAATACATGGAATACATCAGGAACAGCAACAACATGGGGCTATGATGATCTGGGTCGACAGTATATTCCACAAGTGGACCAACATGGTTTTGGACAATTATCACAAAGTGATGGCATTGTGACAAACCAATCACATGGAAGACGTGAACTTCTGGAACCCCAACCAGCTGATCGACCAAGTGGTAGTTGGCCAGCGAGAGCAATGCATGTACCGACTAATCAAGCCATGACCATGCACAGATACTGGAATCAGTTGCCAAGAAACAACCAAGGTCCTCTTCAGCATCAGTATATTCCATCAATGCCACCACCCAATATTGATTTGATGGATAGACGTTATTTCCAACAGGAATACGATCGTCTCTCTACCTCGCAACAAACATTTCCAAGACTGCCTCCCACTGTTCGTGACAATCAACAACACTTTCCTGTTTCTCAGCCACATCAGTTTGCTCTTCCTGGCAGGCATGTGGCAAGTTCTGCTCTGTACAGTGAAGCCTATCCTGGGCAAAGACCTTTCAGGCCAAACCACCCTTATCCTTATTTTCCACCAGGAAAGTCCTTGCCCACTTCTAAACCATCCATGCCTTTCAACGATCGAGCACCTCCAAATCTCCAGGGAAGGTATTCTGAAACCTTGTACAGAATGCAACATACAGTACCAAATGTTAACCATAAACCACATTCCCGCGGTCCGGAATTGATCCATCATAGGGCAGAGAACCCTGCACCAGGCCCTGTGTTCAGATACCCACATGCTGCAGATAATGGTGTCCGCCCGTGGCAAGGAAATTTCTATGAAGACGCAAGACGCGGAAATCAACAGGCACACTATCCAAATCATAATCCATGGCCATATAGAGTTCCTTTCCATCCAAGATTTCCACCTCATGGCAGAGACACTTTGTACCAGGATCAACATAATTTCTATGCAGTTCAACATAGTCAGCCAGACCATAGGATTCCCGACCATAAAAGTCACTCTGCAGGTCCAAGAGTGGATCAGCAGCTCAGCAAAGTCAATACTGATGCCAGACAACAGAGTTTTGAACAGTCACCTGGCAGGAAAAGACATGCATCTGATGGATTACTAATTCAGGCTGAGAAACAACCTCCTCCAAACAGATCATGTAGTGAAATATCCATGCATCAAAACCATTCTGAATCTGGAattaaaattgattttgtttgttcattgtcAACGATGGTCCAAGGAACCGGTGCCAAAGTTGGTGAAAATGAATCATCCATGAAGGACAGAATACCTGTAGTAGATAGATCCATACATCAGCAAACTAACAGAGGATCTGTGACAGCATTCGATGAGACAACAGCAGTGTCTGATACCACACGAAAAGATAGGCGTGACGTTGACACCTCTGGACACAAAGAAAGCACAAAGCCAGACTACATAAAAAACAACCCGACACTTTGTAGCTTGTTAATGAATTCGGATAATGAGAGTATCTGGAAAAGTACCACCACACGTTCACTCGAAGCTTTTTCAAGGAATGCTGTCTCTGAAGAAACAAATGCTGATGTCAGTGTTCCCACTTCAAATGCTTTGAGACCAATCCAGAGCATTGAAGCAAGTACCAGTAACCAGAGCATTACACAGCAAACTGGCAGTTCAGCTCAAAACTCTTTAACAAGTGCATTCCCCACAATAGATCAGAGACATGTTGGCAAACAGCTATCCTCTAGTGGCCAAAACCTGAACTCCCCCACATATCTTGAAGCCAATGGCAACAATCATACCAGTGTCTTACATTCAAAAGCATTCCGCAGAGGTGCAGTTGAGTCTTCTGGTTctgtttcagtgaaatcaaCAAGTAGTGCGCCCTCTAGTGACAACACTACAGGTATAAGGATTGACTTTGTTTGTTCCTTGCGTGAAATGATTGAAGATGTCAAAAGGAAACGTGCTAACCTGTCGGCTAGCATGAAGACTAAAAGCTTAAGTGAGAGTGGATTACCAAATGTAAGTGCATCTATAAAGGAAGTGAACAGAGAGCAGCAAGTAGGAACAGGAGCTGAGAATACAACACAGCAAAGTACTTATGTGGGACCAAAAATTTCTTCTGTGTGGTCACTCTCTGGAGGGGGACAGAGAGATCCAGTGTCGAGTATTCAAAGTGGTAGTCCTGGGTTTGAACAGTACACCAGTACACGAATGGGTACTAACCCATCCCATAGTTCTCGTATGGCTGATGTCACAGAGACAGTCAGTTTTGTCGCTATGCAACAAGAACCCATGCAATCAAATTCATTGTCTGTGACATCACCTCAGACTGCAAGTATGTGGAAACCTGATGGCAGCTACCAGAGGGTTGCAGGACAAATAGTATCTTCATCGCAGTATGATGTACAAGCAAATACACTAGCTCTCAATTCTCCAGCAACACTGTCAGCAAACATGGAAACAGGTGTGCCTCCGCTTCTGAATGTTGCTCCAGGAACTGCTGGCCATCAACAGCAAAGCACAGCCGTCAATGGCCATACATTTACCATGCCTGGCCTCACACAAAGTGCTCAATCCTTGCCTGTGAACAGTGTCATCTCAGAGAGTTCCGATACCTTTGCCTATAGCTCGCAATCAGCTGCAGGACAGATGGAGAGCTACAGATGGGGCAATACCGCCATCCATGATAATTCCATGAGTAGCTCTACAAGGCCAGCTGTGGGAAAAGAAATCACTGGCTCTACTGTACCTGGCAAAGTCAAATTCAATGAAATGCTACAAGAAACAATTGCAAAGTGTGCTG CTCACATCGAAAGATCAAGAAGACAGAAGAGTAAGCTGCATTCCCGTGGAAATTTTTAG